The following nucleotide sequence is from Mycobacterium sp. Z3061.
GACCAGGGTTTCGCGTACCGCCATGGCGGGGTCGAGCGGCAGCCCGTCCGGCTCGGCAGCATAGTCGAGTTCGCGGAACGCGATGCGGCTCACCAGGTCGGATTCGTAGCGGTAGGGCACCTTCTGACTGACACCCATCGTGGTGAAGCGCACCAGTGCCCGCCACAGCATTCGGCGCCCGGTGAGCAACAGGTCGAGCTGGTGGTTGAGCATCGATGCCCCGCCGTAGCCGTACACCGTCGCCGCGACCTGTCCCGCCGACGGGGTCATCACCCCGGCGTCGACCAGGCGCCGGACCTTGGGTGCCAGCTGCTCGGTGTCGGGGCTGTCGCCGGTCAGCAGCACGCCGCGGATCGCGTCGCGCACCGCCACGATGTCGTGGGCGGACAGCACCGGTGAATCCAGGATCATCGCGTGCACCCGTTGCGGGTGGCGGACGCCCACTCCGGCGGCGATGTAGCTGCCGTAGGAGGAGCCGTAGATGACCGCCGAGTCCACGTGCGCGTCGTCCAGGACGGCGGCCACGTCGTCGACGACCTGCTCGACGGTCAGCGCCTCAGGGGGCAGATCAGCGCCCGAGTCGTCGTGGCGGGACATGCCCAGCCCGCGGTGCTCGATCATGATGACGTCGAGGCCGGCCGCGGCGGCGCGGCGGCGGAACCCTTGATACAAGCGCAGGGACGCCACGCCGGGGCCACCCGGGATGACCACCAGCGGGTGCGCCGACTTGTGGCCGGTGCGGACGTAGAAAAGGTCGAATTCCTCGTCGCTTCCCGGCGACACCGGCCGCCGTACCGGCCGCACCCCCGGCAACTTCGCCAGCTTGTCGTGCACCCGGCGCCGTTTGGCGTTCATGGTCATCGGAGGCAGCCCGTCATGCGTGCCATTCTGCACAGATCGACGGTGCCCGGCACGTCGGTTGGCTGTGGGTTAGCTGCGGATCAGATCCGCGGCCCTCTCCCCGATCAGCACCGAAGGCGCGTGGGTGTGCCCGCGAATGGTGCTGGGCATCACCGAGGCGTCGGCGACTCGCAGGTGGTCGACGCCCCGCACCTTGAGGTGCGGGTCCACCACGCTGTCCTCGTCGTTGCCCATCCGGCAGGTGCCCATCGGGTGATACAGGGTGTGCGAGCACATATTGAGCGCCTGTTCGAGGGTGGCGTCATCGAGTCCGGCGCAGTTGCGTGGCCGCACCACCGGGCCAAGGACGTCACGCAGCGACGGCGCCTGGGCCAGTTCCGCGCAGATCCGCAGACCCACCATCATGGCCTCGCGATCTCTGGGATCGGACAGGTAGCGCGGGTCGATGACGGGTTTGTCGTATGGGTCGGCGGAGCGCAGCGTGATCTGTCCGCGGCTCTCGGGTGCGACCAGGATCGGCCCGAAGACAACGCCGTGCCCGGCCGCGGGTTGCAGCGCCTCGTCGTAGAAGGGTGCCGGCGCGAAGATCAGTTCCAGGTCGGGAAGCTCGAGGTCGGGGTCGCTGCGCACGAATCCGTACGCCTCGCCGACGTTGGAGGTGAGCATGCCGCGCCGGCGCAGCAGGTAGCTGATCAACTGCTTCGGCTTCTCGGCGGAGAACAGGCTGCCGTCGTCGACGTCGAAACCTACCGGCGTCACCAGGTGGTCGATCAGGTTCTGGCCCACTTCGGGTGCGTGAACCACGCTCTCGATGCCGTGTTCGGCCAGGTGGTCGCGGTCGCCGACGCCGGAGAGCATGAGTAGCTGCGGGCTGTTGACTGCGCCGCCACAGAGCACCACTTCGCGACGGGCGTGCACGACGTGACTGTGGCCGGCGCGTTGGTATTCCACGCCGATCGCCCTGGTGCCCTCGAAGAGAATCCGGGTGGCGGTGGCGTCGGTGAGCAGGGTGAGGTTCTTTCGGCTCATGGCCGGCTTGAGGTAGGCGTCGGCGGTGCTGAACCGGGCGCCGCGGCGCTGCGTGACCACGGTTTCGCAAAAGCCTTCGGGCGCTGTCGAATTCGGACGGGCCACCGGGTATCCGCATTCACGCGTGGCGGCCAGCCAGGCGGCGGTCAGCGGTCGCGGACTGCGTTGCCGGGAGATGTGCAACGGCCCGGTGACCCCGCTGTCGTCACCGCTGACGAAGTGCCAGGCGGCGGTGACGTCCTCGATGCGCCGGTAGTACTCCAGCGCGGCGGAGCCGGACCAGTGCTCGTCGGCCCGCTTGGCCCATTCGTCGTAGTCCGCGCCGAAACCGCGAACCCACATCATCGCGTTCATCGAAGAGCAGCCGCCGAGGACTTTTCCTCGGGGCCAGTAGATTTGGCGGTTGGCGAGTTCGGGTTGGGGTTCGGTGAGGTAATCCCAGTCGACCTCGGAGCGGAAGAGTTTGGAGAACGCTGCGGGGATTCCGATGAACCGGTTGGTGTCGCCCGGGCCGGCCTCGAGCGCCACCACCTCGGTTCCCGGGTCGGCGGTGAGCCGATTGATCACGACGGCGCCGGCGGAGCCGGTGCCGATCACTACATAGTCGCGCTGAATGTCCATCGTCCATCCCTGTTTTGGACCACCATTCGGCGAGTGTATGCCCGCCGCAACGCGAGCACTATGCGTTCAGATCGATGCGATGCGCACCCGTGACACCGTCGTATCTGGTGGGACTGCATGTCAGCACGATCACCTGTCCATGCGCGCCCACGCTGTCGAACACCTCGCCCATTTTGGCGAGCCGGTCGGGGTCGGTGAATCCCAGCGCATCGTCGACGACAACAGGAACGGTGTCCTCCTTGGCGACCAGCGCCGCGCCCGCCAGTCTCGCCAGAATGCCGAGCTGCTCCTTGGCCCCGCCGGACAGCGACTCGTAGGGCACGGTCACGCCACCCAGGGTGCGGTTCAGGATTCGCAGGTCACTGTCGACGTCGATCTCGAAGCTCGGCCCGAACACTGGACGGCCGAGCCGCTGCAGCTCGGCCCGGTAGGGCTCGACATACCGCTTGCGCGTGTCGTCGCGGTGACGGCACATCACCGACCGCAGCAACTGAGCGGCCCGGGCCCGATCGCCCACCCGGGTGTGCCGGCTGGTCGCGTGTTCGAGCTCTGTCTCGGCGGCATCGAGCCGCCCTTTCCGGCCCTCGCTGCGCAATACCGCCAGCTCGATGCAGATCTCGTTCAACGTGGCGTCGGCGGCGTCGCGGCGCCGGCGCAGCGCCTCGGCGACTTCCTGAGCCTCGGTGAGTTCGGCGACGATCATTTCGGGCTGCGCGGCGGCAAGGGTTTGCTTCAGCTCGGCCAGGCGCAGCTCGGCGGTGTGCGCCACCTGCCGCTCCGTCTCGGCCTTGGCCGCCAGAGCCTCGTCACTCAACGACGCCCGCTCCCCTGCCAACCGGGTCACCGCCGCGTCCAGTTCGGCACGTAGGGTAATGGCATCGTTGCCCAATACCGCTGCCCGCGTGGTGGTCTCGGCAAGTCGCCGGGCGGCGGCTGCCGCGAGTTGGCGCCGGTTCTCGCACTCGGCCTGCGCTGCCGCGCGATCCGCCTCGGCCGCCTCGCGTTCGGCACGAGCGCTCGCAGTATCGGTGGCGAAAAGATCAGGCTCCGCGGGTTGGTCGGCCTGCAAATGCGCCAGCCTGGACCGCAACTGGTCCGCGTTCTCGTCGCCGCATAATCCCGTCAGCGTTGCGGTGAGCCGGTCACGACTGCTGCGCAGTTCACGACGCCGCTCGTGAACCGACCGCGCCGCCGCCAGGTCCGCCACCGCGCCCGCCTCCAGCGCGGCGCTCAGTTCCTGTTGTGCGGCAACATATCTGGCTTGAACATCGAGTGCCGTGGCGCCCGGGGTGACCCGCGTCGTGAGCACACCGGCAACTTCGACGTCGGTGGGACCGGTGGCGGTGATCGACCAACTATGCCCGGCCGCCAGCGAGACTCGCTGCTCCCCGACGGCAAGCTCGATGTCGGCGGCAGCGGTGAATTCCACTACTGCCGAGACCATCTCGAGCTGGTCGCCGGCCCGATCGGCGGATGCGGCGGCCTTTTCGATGCGGTGCAGCATCTCATCGGTCAGCACGATCGCAGCGAGTTCCTGACAGATCGGTCCGAGGTCGCGTTCGATTCCATCGATCTTTGTCAGCCGGGCACGCAACCGGTCGGCTTCCTCACGCTCAGCGATACGGTCGAGGGCGCGGCGTGCGGCTTCGGTGCGCTCTTGCGCCGCGGCCAAAATCGCGACCGCCTCCTGCGCGGCAGCATCGCAGGCTGCGGCTTCCCGCGTCGCGGCCGCCTGCAGTCCGACGGCCTCTTCGGCTTGCGCGACCAGTGCGGCGATTGCAGCTGCGCGAGAATCGATTTCAGCGATCAATGCCAGACGTCCGGTGTGCGCGGCGGTCGACGCGGTGCTGGTTGCGGCCGCAGCCGCGGCGATCAGCCCGGCTTCGCGCACCT
It contains:
- a CDS encoding alpha/beta fold hydrolase, which translates into the protein MTMNAKRRRVHDKLAKLPGVRPVRRPVSPGSDEEFDLFYVRTGHKSAHPLVVIPGGPGVASLRLYQGFRRRAAAAGLDVIMIEHRGLGMSRHDDSGADLPPEALTVEQVVDDVAAVLDDAHVDSAVIYGSSYGSYIAAGVGVRHPQRVHAMILDSPVLSAHDIVAVRDAIRGVLLTGDSPDTEQLAPKVRRLVDAGVMTPSAGQVAATVYGYGGASMLNHQLDLLLTGRRMLWRALVRFTTMGVSQKVPYRYESDLVSRIAFRELDYAAEPDGLPLDPAMAVRETLVQTADFEAEPYDLIAELPKFSWPTVVIAGGRDLVTPLAVAERAMSLLPNAQLLRLPTMAHSALDFREPAALEIARAVCRGEFDGLAGRAQELDALPARLPMRVLWKAIDVAATVEAAVPPLLHRVSA
- a CDS encoding GMC family oxidoreductase N-terminal domain-containing protein: MDIQRDYVVIGTGSAGAVVINRLTADPGTEVVALEAGPGDTNRFIGIPAAFSKLFRSEVDWDYLTEPQPELANRQIYWPRGKVLGGCSSMNAMMWVRGFGADYDEWAKRADEHWSGSAALEYYRRIEDVTAAWHFVSGDDSGVTGPLHISRQRSPRPLTAAWLAATRECGYPVARPNSTAPEGFCETVVTQRRGARFSTADAYLKPAMSRKNLTLLTDATATRILFEGTRAIGVEYQRAGHSHVVHARREVVLCGGAVNSPQLLMLSGVGDRDHLAEHGIESVVHAPEVGQNLIDHLVTPVGFDVDDGSLFSAEKPKQLISYLLRRRGMLTSNVGEAYGFVRSDPDLELPDLELIFAPAPFYDEALQPAAGHGVVFGPILVAPESRGQITLRSADPYDKPVIDPRYLSDPRDREAMMVGLRICAELAQAPSLRDVLGPVVRPRNCAGLDDATLEQALNMCSHTLYHPMGTCRMGNDEDSVVDPHLKVRGVDHLRVADASVMPSTIRGHTHAPSVLIGERAADLIRS
- a CDS encoding AAA family ATPase; its protein translation is MKLHRLVLTNYRGIAHREIEFPDHGVVVVYGANEVGKSSMIEALDLLLESKDRSTKKDVKQVKPANADVGSEITAEISSGAYRFVYRKRFHKKCETELTVLAPRREQLTGDEAHERVRAMLAETVDTELWRAQRVLQAGSTVAVDLSGCDALSRALDVAASQSVGDAALSGTEPLLIERIDAEYARYFTGTGRPTGEWAAARSRLADAEAAVAECAKAMAEVDDRVRRHAELTCLSAELAQQAETAGPRLAAAQAAADRVKALTDEVREAGLIAAAAAATSTASTAAHTGRLALIAEIDSRAAAIAALVAQAEEAVGLQAAATREAAACDAAAQEAVAILAAAQERTEAARRALDRIAEREEADRLRARLTKIDGIERDLGPICQELAAIVLTDEMLHRIEKAAASADRAGDQLEMVSAVVEFTAAADIELAVGEQRVSLAAGHSWSITATGPTDVEVAGVLTTRVTPGATALDVQARYVAAQQELSAALEAGAVADLAAARSVHERRRELRSSRDRLTATLTGLCGDENADQLRSRLAHLQADQPAEPDLFATDTASARAEREAAEADRAAAQAECENRRQLAAAAARRLAETTTRAAVLGNDAITLRAELDAAVTRLAGERASLSDEALAAKAETERQVAHTAELRLAELKQTLAAAQPEMIVAELTEAQEVAEALRRRRDAADATLNEICIELAVLRSEGRKGRLDAAETELEHATSRHTRVGDRARAAQLLRSVMCRHRDDTRKRYVEPYRAELQRLGRPVFGPSFEIDVDSDLRILNRTLGGVTVPYESLSGGAKEQLGILARLAGAALVAKEDTVPVVVDDALGFTDPDRLAKMGEVFDSVGAHGQVIVLTCSPTRYDGVTGAHRIDLNA